A portion of the Leptospira broomii serovar Hurstbridge str. 5399 genome contains these proteins:
- a CDS encoding sensor histidine kinase, with the protein MFETLGTILNGDGFMPHGHCYLWIPSLVWTMVITDSLIFLAYAVISICLYALVKKIKLPFSGMFLAFGLFIAACGMTHLMEVYNLWVPNYSLAAAIKIVTATASVATAIWLFPTIPKVVTLAKTARLSEERRIKLEETTLQLQKQTLNLESVNQELEAFCYSVSHDLRAPLRSIVGFSSDVLEESGKDLRSQGIEDMQRVISSAKKMGELIDGLLGLSRLTQGEIKNETVNLSQIAAVTIEDLMRDEPERNVNFVLSEEIVVNGDASLLRAMMTNLLSNAWKFTAKKPDAKIEFGKEESGGAPVYFVRDNGAGFDMRYVDKLFGAFQRLHSLKEFAGNGIGLATVQRIIRRHGGKVWAEAHLNEGATFYFTV; encoded by the coding sequence ATGTTCGAAACTTTAGGGACGATTCTCAACGGCGATGGATTTATGCCTCACGGTCATTGTTATCTTTGGATACCTAGCCTCGTTTGGACCATGGTAATTACGGATTCTCTTATTTTTCTTGCCTATGCGGTAATTTCCATTTGTCTTTATGCTTTGGTTAAAAAAATCAAGCTCCCTTTTAGCGGTATGTTTTTAGCTTTCGGACTATTCATAGCCGCATGCGGTATGACTCACCTTATGGAAGTTTATAATCTTTGGGTACCGAACTATTCGCTTGCTGCCGCGATCAAAATTGTTACAGCGACCGCTTCAGTTGCGACTGCTATCTGGCTATTCCCGACTATACCGAAAGTCGTTACTCTCGCAAAGACTGCCCGACTTTCCGAAGAGCGTCGTATAAAGTTAGAGGAAACGACTCTCCAACTTCAAAAACAAACCCTCAACCTCGAATCGGTGAATCAGGAACTAGAAGCATTTTGCTATTCCGTTTCTCACGACCTTCGCGCCCCGTTGCGAAGCATAGTCGGTTTCAGCAGCGACGTGTTAGAAGAATCCGGAAAGGATCTAAGGTCTCAAGGTATCGAGGATATGCAAAGAGTAATAAGCTCGGCCAAAAAAATGGGAGAGCTTATCGATGGTCTCCTCGGATTGTCTAGACTTACTCAGGGAGAAATAAAAAATGAAACTGTAAATCTATCGCAAATAGCTGCCGTAACTATCGAAGATCTTATGAGAGACGAGCCGGAGCGTAACGTTAATTTTGTTCTTTCGGAAGAAATTGTAGTAAACGGTGATGCCTCTCTATTGAGAGCGATGATGACTAATTTGTTGAGCAATGCTTGGAAATTCACCGCAAAAAAACCTGATGCCAAAATTGAATTTGGCAAAGAGGAAAGCGGAGGCGCCCCGGTTTACTTTGTAAGGGACAACGGAGCTGGGTTCGATATGAGATACGTTGATAAACTATTTGGAGCCTTTCAGCGTCTTCATTCGCTGAAGGAGTTCGCCGGAAATGGTATCGGTCTAGCCACAGTTCAAAGGATTATCAGAAGACATGGCGGGAAAGTTTGGGCAGAAGCGCATCTCAACGAAGGCGCCACCTTTTATTTTACGGTTTAA
- a CDS encoding lipoprotein, whose translation MRFNNIKYGILSILLFASMQSCTYFNTGSVRYAERKDKAKGVYLLGFIENRDSHFDPFSTKNLGSMLKFELLFSGYDVLVIGDYLKTIEDNVAKEKAFKKEKSTESKDNTNFLPDSAKNVAGENFWQNIELDPRNLKEQEIKNLSGTVAFDYFIQGAISMNDNRKILDKKESAIIFLEVFDKKGKIISSVNYTVEDRTFTEANLLRDVCTKIVDKLDKREEKKNWMMLSLF comes from the coding sequence GTGCGATTTAACAATATAAAATATGGAATTCTGAGCATATTACTATTTGCTTCAATGCAATCTTGTACTTACTTTAATACCGGTTCCGTTAGATATGCGGAACGAAAGGACAAAGCGAAGGGAGTTTATCTATTAGGATTTATAGAAAATAGAGATTCCCATTTTGATCCGTTTAGTACGAAGAATCTGGGCAGTATGCTTAAGTTCGAACTTTTGTTTTCGGGATATGACGTTCTGGTGATCGGAGATTATTTAAAAACGATCGAAGATAATGTAGCCAAGGAAAAGGCTTTCAAAAAGGAAAAGTCGACTGAATCCAAAGATAACACGAATTTTCTACCGGATTCCGCAAAAAATGTGGCAGGTGAAAACTTCTGGCAAAACATCGAATTGGATCCCAGAAACCTAAAAGAACAGGAAATTAAAAATTTATCCGGTACCGTTGCTTTCGACTACTTTATTCAAGGCGCGATCTCTATGAACGATAACAGGAAAATCCTGGATAAAAAAGAGAGCGCCATTATCTTTTTGGAAGTCTTCGATAAAAAAGGTAAAATCATCAGTAGCGTAAACTATACCGTCGAAGATCGTACGTTTACCGAAGCGAATTTGTTAAGGGACGTATGTACGAAAATAGTAGATAAGCTCGACAAACGAGAAGAAAAGAAAAACTGGATGATGCTATCCCTGTTCTAA
- a CDS encoding response regulator, with amino-acid sequence MFQNWILLVEDNPDDEELTLRALRKTRIDNRIEVARDGEEALDLLFGKEGIRSSIDANAMPQVVLLDLNLPKIDGKEVLRQIRSREISKSLPVIILTSYKEQKDLLQYYSSGANSCLVKPVDTKKFVEAINRLGLHWLVINEQTSEKG; translated from the coding sequence ATGTTTCAAAATTGGATTCTACTAGTTGAAGATAATCCCGACGACGAAGAATTAACGCTAAGAGCCTTAAGAAAGACCAGGATCGACAATAGAATCGAAGTGGCACGTGACGGCGAAGAGGCGCTTGATCTATTATTCGGTAAAGAAGGAATCCGCTCCTCTATCGACGCGAACGCGATGCCCCAGGTAGTTTTGCTAGACTTAAATCTTCCGAAAATCGACGGCAAAGAAGTTTTGCGACAAATCAGATCCCGCGAAATATCGAAGTCCTTGCCGGTTATTATTCTAACTTCTTATAAAGAGCAAAAGGATTTGCTTCAATATTATTCCAGCGGAGCAAATAGCTGCCTTGTGAAACCTGTAGATACAAAAAAGTTTGTGGAGGCTATCAACCGATTAGGACTCCACTGGCTTGTCATAAACGAACAGACGTCCGAGAAAGGCTAA
- a CDS encoding TolC family protein encodes MGKFRRKYSLILNLLIILILFYQLLSARVIAAPSKEDENLKITLTLEQAVMIGTTNSVILRTLEAKKEIFKMLITERWREFLPKVGVQYFGLRNINVGSADNIYNDVRLTVQQLVFDGGEASLNLETSKLNEVLNEKDFKINYAKLKLEIQKAYFKTLGAKGKVFLARKTLEKMEESYSKSQAEYKQGFIPKIQLIETASRLRQAQYSLQKYKNEYGQSLLELKQILNLDYQLQLNLEENLFTDFILAPPRLDVMNVIARAREEREDVKKSRVVIQRLKDEKTIAENYWIPKLYVGGYAGRNGDRLPLQHDIYGVNFNLTFPLGSNTVQTNGNLGVQKDGTGIQTYPGFGNQFVGPGLNGYNSSQIKFWDNLSYARKIVEGEVQLSEAILNRKSLENQIGLEVQKSADKLLESWEIIKIANSKVLLQWESLKIASTKYRVGQAKREDMLAAESEYVKSQEELTDALSIYATGCYELAFTGTIEGEINKLIQYKKGKGNSLISALLNNEHIDDIFLPDDIKGKSIQGLIED; translated from the coding sequence ATGGGAAAATTCAGACGAAAATATTCTCTTATACTGAATCTTTTAATCATTCTGATATTATTTTACCAACTACTTTCGGCTCGCGTTATCGCTGCACCTAGCAAAGAGGATGAGAACTTAAAAATCACCTTAACTCTCGAGCAAGCCGTAATGATCGGCACTACCAACAGCGTAATTTTAAGAACTCTCGAGGCCAAAAAAGAAATCTTTAAAATGCTGATCACTGAGCGATGGCGCGAATTTCTTCCTAAAGTAGGAGTCCAGTATTTTGGTCTACGAAATATCAATGTCGGCTCTGCGGATAATATTTATAATGACGTTCGCTTAACCGTTCAACAACTCGTTTTTGACGGAGGGGAAGCCTCTTTGAATTTGGAGACGTCCAAGTTAAATGAAGTCCTGAATGAGAAAGATTTCAAAATCAATTACGCAAAACTAAAACTAGAAATTCAAAAGGCTTATTTTAAAACGCTTGGCGCTAAGGGGAAGGTCTTTCTCGCCAGGAAAACGTTGGAGAAAATGGAAGAATCATATTCCAAATCTCAGGCGGAGTATAAGCAAGGATTCATTCCCAAAATTCAATTGATAGAAACCGCGAGCAGACTTCGGCAGGCCCAATATTCTCTTCAGAAATATAAGAACGAATACGGACAGTCCCTTTTGGAGTTGAAACAGATATTAAATTTGGATTATCAACTTCAGCTTAACTTAGAGGAAAATTTATTCACCGATTTTATCCTCGCCCCCCCTCGTTTGGATGTAATGAACGTGATCGCGAGAGCTAGAGAAGAACGTGAAGACGTAAAAAAATCCCGCGTAGTAATTCAACGTCTTAAGGATGAAAAAACTATCGCGGAAAACTATTGGATACCTAAGTTATATGTAGGCGGCTACGCGGGTAGAAACGGAGATCGCCTTCCTCTACAGCACGATATTTACGGGGTAAATTTCAATTTAACTTTTCCGCTCGGTAGCAATACCGTGCAGACCAACGGGAACTTAGGCGTTCAGAAGGACGGAACAGGTATCCAAACCTATCCTGGTTTCGGAAACCAATTCGTAGGGCCTGGATTGAATGGGTATAATTCCAGCCAGATAAAATTCTGGGATAATCTTAGCTACGCGAGAAAGATTGTGGAAGGCGAAGTCCAGTTAAGCGAAGCCATTCTAAATCGCAAAAGTTTGGAAAACCAGATCGGCCTTGAAGTGCAAAAGAGCGCAGATAAGCTATTAGAATCATGGGAAATTATTAAAATTGCGAATTCGAAGGTATTACTTCAGTGGGAATCCTTAAAAATTGCCAGCACGAAATATAGAGTGGGTCAAGCCAAACGCGAAGATATGTTGGCTGCCGAAAGCGAATATGTCAAATCCCAGGAAGAGTTAACCGATGCGCTGTCCATTTACGCGACGGGGTGCTATGAACTCGCATTTACGGGAACGATTGAAGGCGAAATAAACAAGTTAATCCAATATAAAAAAGGTAAGGGAAATTCGTTGATATCCGCTTTATTAAACAACGAACATATCGATGATATTTTCCTGCCGGACGATATAAAAGGTAAATCTATACAAGGTTTGATAGAGGATTAA
- a CDS encoding PilZ domain-containing protein has translation MAEERRRRERLVSKELLELLVLASCENGALVGNVLDISDFGIAILSDLESIQNQEIGSKISGIVSGPSMEDIQFGGVIIRKEKVATSSGIRGIIGVEFNKIIQLSDRVMALSLTAFN, from the coding sequence ATGGCAGAGGAAAGGAGAAGAAGGGAGAGGCTCGTTTCAAAAGAGCTATTAGAACTTCTTGTTTTAGCGTCGTGTGAAAACGGCGCTTTAGTCGGAAACGTTTTGGATATTTCGGACTTTGGTATTGCAATTCTTTCGGACTTGGAATCTATCCAGAATCAAGAAATCGGATCTAAAATCTCGGGCATTGTGTCAGGGCCGTCTATGGAAGACATTCAATTTGGCGGGGTCATTATTAGAAAAGAGAAAGTCGCCACTTCAAGCGGAATTAGAGGCATTATCGGAGTAGAATTTAACAAAATCATTCAACTTTCGGACCGTGTTATGGCTTTAAGCTTAACCGCTTTCAACTAG
- a CDS encoding PilZ domain-containing protein, whose protein sequence is MDITSIITDRIHSWDLFELFVIAINGEAIVVGNVSDISDTGLSIQIDSGNYQNFEDGSPIRCVISGSSMKEIKFAGKIIRTETVATSFGVKGFMAIEFSNPALASEQLKALISAYSK, encoded by the coding sequence ATGGACATAACAAGCATAATTACCGATCGAATTCATTCTTGGGATTTATTCGAACTTTTTGTTATAGCTATCAACGGAGAGGCGATAGTTGTAGGGAATGTCTCGGATATTTCCGATACCGGACTATCGATTCAAATTGATAGCGGGAATTATCAGAATTTCGAAGACGGTTCTCCGATTCGGTGTGTGATTTCCGGATCTTCGATGAAAGAGATAAAGTTCGCAGGAAAAATCATTCGGACTGAAACCGTAGCAACGTCCTTTGGAGTTAAAGGATTTATGGCAATTGAATTTTCAAATCCAGCCCTAGCTTCGGAGCAATTAAAGGCATTAATTTCGGCGTATTCGAAATAA
- a CDS encoding Ig-like domain-containing protein: protein MKNSISFFKLSFFNKSIYIMTIVIFLSSCKNLQNSLLKFDPFIGESNAPTVLFSNPVSGLQNLPSNQSFQIAFSKEMNMNACQIAFSMSPTTPGFFNNTPSVLNFLPSASLKAGTYTFSLTKSCEDNSGRDLKDPFSASVSIGSAANVGTNPTINNMYVYAGALAACNAGTAALGDFLNSNIVTACMGNPNQNQIILNFSRAMNPQITQGAIAISPTLLGSYTWTSASSLSIIPDFPLTAGQRYSVIVSTQAVDTNNIALAGNIAGSFFVGTNNALPGVTSITVFTGTIPTCKAGAGALSDILAVAVTNGCLGNPGNNTLTFNFSTPMDPLSTQAAINISPAIPGTYTWSGGNTVLTLVSDSVLTYGTRYSVSISTSALSSNLVALKTPVTGSFVAGANNPSPHVQSIGVASQPGCAIALPGTGSVAGGSWTIGSCWWDDSISVLSPSSYQFRGGDDGTGTSTACTDRNTDNFRLIFSNYMDPGSTLNAISLSRISPPLTTLRLSTWNWQDCQAVAPFGCRVLNLVYSEMEATCGTTTAFGTNGDFNMTNVSLSPPVSPNSPIYTIQVNSTSLDVNGKPLSPPFLFSFVSQ from the coding sequence ATGAAAAACAGTATTTCTTTTTTTAAATTAAGCTTTTTTAATAAATCGATCTATATTATGACGATTGTAATTTTTCTATCCTCGTGCAAAAATCTGCAAAATAGTCTCCTTAAGTTCGATCCTTTTATCGGAGAATCGAACGCTCCGACTGTTTTATTCAGTAACCCGGTTTCCGGATTGCAAAATCTCCCAAGTAATCAATCGTTTCAAATTGCGTTCAGTAAGGAAATGAACATGAACGCTTGTCAGATCGCGTTTTCTATGTCGCCGACGACGCCCGGCTTTTTTAACAACACTCCGTCGGTTTTGAACTTTCTTCCTTCTGCCTCCCTTAAAGCAGGAACTTATACATTCTCTTTAACTAAATCGTGCGAGGATAATTCCGGAAGGGATCTGAAAGACCCTTTTAGCGCTTCAGTCTCGATTGGAAGCGCGGCAAACGTAGGAACGAATCCGACAATCAATAATATGTACGTTTATGCCGGAGCGCTTGCCGCATGCAACGCTGGAACCGCCGCCTTGGGGGATTTTTTAAATTCGAATATCGTAACTGCCTGCATGGGAAATCCGAACCAAAATCAGATTATTCTGAATTTTTCACGGGCGATGAATCCGCAAATTACGCAAGGTGCAATCGCAATTAGTCCGACTTTACTCGGCAGTTATACATGGACATCCGCTAGTTCCCTTTCTATAATTCCTGATTTTCCGTTAACGGCTGGACAGCGATATAGTGTTATCGTCAGTACTCAAGCCGTCGATACGAATAATATCGCTTTAGCTGGAAACATAGCGGGAAGCTTCTTTGTAGGAACAAATAACGCGCTTCCCGGAGTCACTTCGATTACCGTCTTCACCGGAACAATCCCGACATGCAAGGCGGGAGCAGGCGCCCTATCCGACATTCTTGCCGTGGCAGTAACGAACGGCTGTTTAGGGAATCCTGGAAATAATACTCTCACGTTCAATTTTTCGACTCCGATGGATCCGCTCAGTACTCAAGCTGCGATTAATATTTCGCCTGCAATACCGGGCACTTATACCTGGTCCGGTGGAAATACCGTATTGACGTTAGTTTCGGATTCGGTTCTCACCTACGGAACTAGATATAGCGTAAGCATCTCAACTAGCGCACTTAGCTCGAATTTAGTGGCTTTAAAAACCCCCGTTACTGGTAGTTTCGTCGCGGGTGCAAACAACCCCTCACCTCACGTCCAATCTATCGGAGTCGCGAGCCAACCCGGTTGCGCGATTGCATTGCCGGGAACAGGCAGTGTAGCTGGCGGAAGCTGGACCATTGGATCGTGCTGGTGGGATGATAGTATTTCGGTTCTATCGCCCAGCTCCTACCAATTCAGGGGAGGAGATGACGGCACTGGAACAAGTACCGCCTGTACCGATCGGAATACGGATAATTTTAGATTGATCTTCAGCAATTATATGGACCCGGGTAGCACTTTAAATGCGATTTCATTGAGCCGCATTTCGCCTCCCCTTACAACTCTTAGGCTTTCAACCTGGAATTGGCAGGATTGTCAAGCTGTGGCGCCATTCGGTTGTCGCGTCCTAAATTTAGTGTATTCGGAAATGGAAGCGACTTGCGGAACGACTACGGCCTTCGGAACGAACGGCGACTTCAATATGACCAACGTCTCGTTATCTCCTCCCGTTTCGCCGAACTCGCCGATCTATACGATCCAGGTGAACAGTACCTCCTTAGATGTGAACGGGAAACCGTTATCGCCTCCGTTCTTGTTTTCTTTCGTTAGTCAATAA